GGTGGAGCACGAGTCAATCAACCGGCTCTGCGCCGCGTTTCTTCACAAAGGCTGGTAGGAGAAACTCTTAATCACGAAGTCCGACTCCGCGGCCCCCGCGTCTCCCTTGGCGTCTTCCCGAATCCCGTTGCCAATCATGATGTGCATTCGGCTTCGCGACAGCTGATTGAGAAGAGTCTTGCTCTCTGTCCTGCGAACTCCCCACCCGTCATAGCATATGGTAAGGTCTGTCTTGGTCCACAGAAGCTTATACTTTGTGTAATGTTCTGCCGGGTCGTGGCACAGCAGCCAATGCTGCCGGTACCC
This region of Candidatus Zixiibacteriota bacterium genomic DNA includes:
- a CDS encoding family 16 glycosylhydrolase — translated: FKYGSFEVEARLPRGRWLHPSFRLVPETGVAPEVTVFEGFSNCKGNYFDFLPLNPLSWWAVKSNFWTARGGGRRQFGYRQHWLLCHDPAEHYTKYKLLWTKTDLTICYDGWGVRRTESKTLLNQLSRSRMHIMIGNGIREDAKGDAGAAESDFVIKSFSYQPL